Proteins found in one Stigmatopora nigra isolate UIUO_SnigA chromosome 15, RoL_Snig_1.1, whole genome shotgun sequence genomic segment:
- the cdr2a gene encoding cerebellar degeneration-related protein 2, producing the protein MLTEGSLEDDLEKNDDSWCVQRNLENDLHLAAKLGKTLLDRNRELEQALQDIYATNQEQLLEIEYLAKQVELLRRMNEQHAKVYEQLDVSTRDLEKVNKKLVQDEYLAKKKINSLDESIDELLMQVEGLQNKVEALTSVQSEQNEQEKRRNLSASASVSCLKELYNLRNERCVHNDRRPKGMWSPKKSISYGDPEEERQALLGSIRTLTIQLAAEKSRREAAESESRSTTEDKRDLETRLQSLATCRDRQSELQVQVERLRILWRADCANSRKPVQLLHFDAVLFNSDDKLEVDLEEEEEEEGENVDADDDHAQMCVRRAEVVKRRGVLLLNEVDAQYGALQLKYDALLQRCQQANAGFNHKSVQTPRSPRDPVLVQDQPEYKILFEEIFTCIRKTKEDLHDNKLVRGASAL; encoded by the exons ATGCTTACCGAGGGGAGCCTGGAggatgatttggaaaaaaatgacgacTCGTGGTGCGTTCAAAGGAATCTCGAAAACG ATCTCCATTTGGCCGCCAAACTGGGCAAAACCCTTCTGGACCGCAACCGCGAACTGGAACAGGCGTTGCAGGATATTTACGCCACCAACCAAGAACAGCTGCTGGAAATAgag TATCTTGCCAAGCAAGTGGAGCTGTTACGTCGAATGAATGAGCAGCACGCCAAAGTTTACGAACAGCTGGACGTGTCCACCAGGGATTTGGAGAAGGTCAATAAGAAACTGGTGCAGGATGAATATCTGGCGAAGAAGAAGATCAACag cttGGACGAGTCCATCGACGAGCTTTTAATGCAAGTGGAGGGTCTTCAAAATAAAGTCGAAGCACTGACGTCGGTCCAGTCCGAGCAAAATGAGCAAGAAAAACGAAGGAATCTCAGTGCGAGTGCCAGTGTTTCTTGTCTTAAAGAACTGTATAACTTGAGGAATGAGAG GTGTGTCCATAACGATAGAAGACCTAAAGGAATGTGGTCTCCAAAGAAAAGCATCTCGTATGGCGACCCCGAAGAGGAACGTCAGGCCCTTCTCGGCTCCATCCGAACTCTCACCATCCAATTGGCGGCGGAAAAAAGTCGTCGTGAGGCGGCGGAATCCGAAAGCCGGTCGACGACCGAGGACAAACGAGACTTGGAGACGCGACTCCAATCTCTGGCGACTTGTCGGGACAGGCAGTCGGAGTTGCAGGTCCAAGTGGAGCGGCTCAGGATACTTTGGCGTGCCGATTGTGCTAACAG CAGGAAACCTGTCCAACTACTTCATTTTGACGCCGTCCTCTTCAATTCAGACGACAAACTTGAAGTGGActtggaggaggaagaggaggaggagggggagaatGTTGATGCCGATGATGATCATGCTCAGATGTGCGTGCGGCGGGCAGAAGTGGTGAAGCGGAGGGGTGTTTTGCTGCTCAATGAAGTGGACGCACAGTATGGTGCACTGCAG CTGAAATATGACGCTCTCCTCCAAAGATGTCAGCAGGCAAACGCGGGATTCAACCACAAATCCGTCCAAACGCCTCGCAGCCCTCGAGACCCGGTGCTAGTCCAGGACCAACCAGAGTACAAAATCCTCTTCGAGGAGATCTTCACCTGCATCCGGAAGACCAAAGAAGACCTGCACGATAACAAGCTTGTGAGGGGTGCTTCAGCACTGTGA
- the mfsd13al gene encoding transmembrane protein 180-like encodes MAAEVKGVRSLMKLPRYLVNLGLNHAALAYAMTTLGASMINNIFSFYYVKLFINKYQISEGAFHQSQVVYMLWNAINDPLFGYLQDNSKVACCSHRRLSILYGAPLYSLAFLIAWFPWRSYAPGDWLSGLHLMVALCAFDGLLTFVLLAQCALFAEISSHHENRLRLIKYSQVASMVGSSSVLFCGMLSKNMEDFASFQAFNVMVAILSCVCMIYTGLHSQSQFDDKSSEDSDDSDAGDSKFSSPGVKTLMWQIFINRDFRLFVLMNFFQVFMLAFFSNFTLIFAEHLIPPDVLSSLARSIMYGAGFICPQLLVLSCNRLLHSVGYYRIILYSFYLEVFMGIFILALGRHNYRILALFLTLSMVMVQASFSLFSLPLADIIDSDMQKYKRSTPISSMVFGTNALFTKPAQSLAPMLVINILNQFGYEELKDSGKDVNTSGLENLHSVMFYLVCVLPMCIAAIQVLAWRPFSIRNSHTVDSKYIDS; translated from the exons ATGGCCGCGGAGGTAAAAGGTGTGCGAAGCTTAATGAAGCTTCCCCGATATTTGGTCAATCTTGGACTCAACCATGCGGCTTTGGCATATGCCATGACCACTTTGGGGGCTTCCATGATCAACAACATCTTCAGTTTCTACTATGTTAAACTCTTCATCAACAAGTACCAGATATCTGAGGGCGCTTTTCACCAGTCTCAA GTGGTGTACATGCTTTGGAACGCCATCAACGACCCTCTCTTCGGATACCTCCAAGACAACTCCAAAGTGGCGTGTTGCTCTCACCGCCGCCTCTCCATCTTATACGGCGCCCCGCTCTACTCATTGGCCTTTCTCATCGCCTGGTTCCCATGGAGGTCGTACGCTCCCGGCGACTGGTTAAGCGGCCTTCACCTGATGGTGGCGCTGTGCGCTTTTGACGGCCTGCTCACATTTGTGCTGCTAGCTCAGTGCGCACTTTTTGCAGAAATTTCCAGCCACCATGAAAACCGGCTTAGACTCATCAAGTATAGCCAG GTGGCGTCCATGGTCGGTTCGTCCAGCGTCCTCTTCTGCGGCATGCTGTCCAAAAACATGGAGGACTTTGCCTCCTTCCAGGCCTTCAATGTAATGGTGGCCATCTTGAGCTGTGTCTGTATGATTTACACGGGCCTCCATAGCCAGAGCCAGTTCGACGACAAATCATCCGAGGATTCCGACGACTCGGACGCTGGCGATTCCAAGTTTTCCTCGCCCGGGGTGAAGACGCTCATGTGGCAAATCTTCATCAACAGGGACTTCCGACTTTTTGTCCTCATGAACTTTTTCCAGGTTTTCATGCTggctttttttagtaattttacGCTCATATTTGCCGAGCACCTGATCCCTCCTGATGTGCTTTCTTCACTAGCAAGGAGCATCATGTATGGCGCTGGATTTATTTGTCCTCAG CTGTTGGTGTTGAGCTGTAACAGACTTCTTCACAGTGTGGGCTACTACAGAATAATCCTATACAGCTTCTACCTGGAGGTCTTTATGGGGATTTTTATCCTTGCCCTTGGTCGTCACAACTATCGAATTCTGGCGTTATTTCTCACTCTGAGCAT GGTGATGGTGCAAGCTTCCTTCAGTCTCTTCAGCTTGCCACTGGCCGATATCATTGACAGTGACATGCAAAAATACAAGCGGAG TACCCCCATTTCTTCTATGGTGTTTGGGACCAACGCCCTGTTTACCAAACCCGCCCAGTCATTGGCTCCAATGTTGGTGATTAACATTCTAAACCAGTTTGGTTATGAAGAGCTAAAGGACTCTGGAAAGGACGTAAACACAAG TGGCTTGGAGAATCTCCACAGTGTCATGTTCTACTTGGTATGTGTTTTGCCAATGTGTATCGCCGCCATCCAAGTTCTGGCGTGGAGACCTTTTTCCATACGAAACAGTCACACTGTGGATAGCAAGTATATTGACAGCTAA